A region of Nerophis ophidion isolate RoL-2023_Sa linkage group LG28, RoL_Noph_v1.0, whole genome shotgun sequence DNA encodes the following proteins:
- the ube2b gene encoding ubiquitin-conjugating enzyme E2 B — translation MSTPARRRLMRDFKRLQEDPPTGVSGAPSENNIMLWNAVIFGPVGTPFEDGTFKLLIEFSEEYPNKPPTVRFVSRMFHPNVYADGSICLDILQNRWSPTYDVSSILTSIQSLLDEPNPNSPANSQAAQLYQENKREYEKRVTAIVEQSWVDV, via the exons ACTTCAAGAAGACCCTCCCACCGGTGTGAGCGGAGCACCTTCGGAGAACAATATCATGCTTTGGAATGCTGTTATTTTTGG GCCTGTGGGCACACCTTTTGAAGACG GAACGTTTAAGCTGCTGATAGAGTTTTCAGAGGAATACCCAAACAAACCTCCCACAGTTCGCTTTGTCTCCAGAATGTTTCACCCCAATG TGTACGCAGATGGAAGTATATGTTTAGACATCCTCCAAAACCGCTGGAGCCCCACGTATGACGTCTCCTCCATACTCACTTCCATCCAG TCGTTGCTGGACGAGCCAAACCCCAACAGCCCCGCCAACAGCCAGGCGGCGCAGCTCTACCAGGAGAACAAGCGGGAGTACGAGAAGAGAGTGACGGCCATTGTGGAGCAGAGCTGGGTGGACGTGTGA